In Aspergillus flavus chromosome 3, complete sequence, one genomic interval encodes:
- a CDS encoding uncharacterized protein (expressed protein), whose amino-acid sequence MHCPQIITLTVLAALTTAAAVPSNSDEGLKNHLEHRDSQQIAQQAVRNAVTAAQMQAEQDAAADAAARPGSNIYAHLIL is encoded by the exons ATGCATTGTCCTCAGATTATCACTCTTACCGTTCTTGCAGCTCTTACCACTGCAGCAGCAGTGCCTTCAAACAGTGAT GAAGGTTTGAAAAATCACTTGGAGCACCGCGATTCTCAACAGATTGCCCAACAGGCTGTCCGGAATGCCGTCACAGCCGCACAGATGCAGGCAGAGCAAGACGCAGCTGCAGATGCTGCGGCAAGACCAGGAAGCAATATCTA TGCACATCTCATTTTATGA
- a CDS encoding uncharacterized protein (expressed protein) translates to MPLFLLSVSYLTSFEEVEKHLPAHITWLEQQYEQSIYLFFARKVPFTGGVCLAVAESAHQMAEITESDPFRTSNVAKYEIQELDLTKVNTSVLQEYTSD, encoded by the coding sequence ATGCCTCTATTTCTGCTCTCTGTCTCCTACCTCACTTCCTTCGAGGAAGTAGAAAAGCACCTCCCAGCTCATATAACCTGGTTGGAACAACAATATGAGCAAAGCATCTATCTGTTCTTTGCCCGGAAGGTACCATTCACAGGCGGGGTGTGTCTCGCAGTTGCAGAATCGGCACATCAAATGGCAGAGATTACAGAATCCGACCCCTTCCGCACCAGCAATGTTGCAAAGTACGAAATTCAAGAGCTCGACCTGACGAAAGTTAATACTTCTGTTCTCCAAGAATATACGTCCGACTGA
- a CDS encoding uncharacterized protein (expressed protein): protein MKIWAEECRRAQGLYIPEPVELPPAVVRDRERVMRSSGRNLGLLESHPEYTLLPFTPSSAPPKMMAQNHRAQVFYFSPEALQALKAEASPVNTSVPSDQKWISTNDALSALLWRTVMKVQWPWEILEGDPISVFNIAIDGRLRTEPPVHPDTLGCFLEYVAVSVPIRKIVGSTNIADLAILIRKAILKADKQFTDDLVALIEKLEDVDRLVPTAFLDVPGFNCVQTSWINFKLYSLDWGSLLGHNIGAVRSPHVGIINGLQVVLPAPPDGGMEILVGVEESCLDKLLQDPLWMKYAVPR, encoded by the coding sequence ATGAAAATCTGGGCAGAAGAGTGTCGTCGTGCTCAGGGCTTATACATTCCTGAGCCCGTGGAGCTGCCACCGGCTGTAGTTCGGGATCGAGAACGTGTGATGCGGTCTTCAGGCCGTAATCTGGGGTTGCTTGAGAGCCACCCGGAATACACATTACTGCCCTTTACACCGTCGAGTGCACCACCAAAGATGATGGCACAGAATCACCGCGCACAGGTTTTCTACTTCTCGCCTGAGGCGCTGCAAGCACTTAAGGCGGAGGCCTCTCCTGTGAATACCTCAGTGCCGTCCGACCAGAAGTGGATCTCAACCAATGATGCCCTCTCCGCTCTTCTCTGGCGGACTGTCATGAAGGTGCAGTGGCCATGGGAAATTCTTGAGGGCGATCCAATCTCGGTCTTTAATATCGCTATTGACGGACGTTTGCGCACAGAACCACCTGTTCACCCGGACACCCTGGGCTGCTTCCTGGAGTACGTTGCCGTTTCAGTCCCGATCCGGAAGATTGTCGGCTCTACCAATATCGCTGATCTAGCCATCCTGATTCGGAAAGCAATCCTCAAGGCCGATAAGCAATTCACAGATGATCTAGTAGCCCTCattgagaagttggaggacGTGGATCGCCTGGTGCCAACAGCGTTCCTGGATGTGCCTGGCTTCAACTGTGTGCAGACCTCATGGATTAACTTCAAACTGTATTCGTTGGATTGGGGCTCATTGTTGGGCCACAATATTGGTGCGGTACGATCGCCTCATGTTGGGATCATTAACGGCCTACAGGTGGTTCTTCCCGCGCCTCCAGATGGTGGTATGGAGATATTAGTTGGTGTAGAGGAAAGCTGCCTTGATAAATTGCTTCAAGATCCGCTTTGGATGAAATATGCGGTGCCCAGGTAG
- a CDS encoding uncharacterized protein (expressed protein), giving the protein MNPQQEPHDNVEPRTARPGKAHPVANTEYENRSRQTSPIATLGFVSRPAGSDVDGGLVGSGTLRKPQVDEEYVMEEFERHTDHCIKCSPTPDKLCSKGYGDGLNCQGYAFDVIEYLCCINDQVYSLVDRSQVRVCKSPVVVWSLLRTMQNGLRFDGIAKGKLDKVERHIREVKNGLQGRGWWEERKMVPPLSTGIVGTWEILGAACMVPLLLCLCRANR; this is encoded by the coding sequence atGAACCCACAACAGGAGCCACATGATAACGTCGAGCCAAGAACCGCGAGGCCCGGCAAAGCGCATCCTGTGGCGAACACGGAGTATGAAAACAGGTCCAGACAGACTTCTCCGATAGCGACATTAGGGTTTGTTTCAAGGCCAGCCGGGTCGGACGTGGATGGAGGTCTTGTAGGCTCAGGCACTCTGAGGAAGCCACAGGTTGATGAAGAATATGTGATGGAAGAATTCGAGAGACATACTGATCACTGCATCAAATGCAGTCCTACCCCTGATAAACTGTGTTCAAAGGGATATGGCGATGGGCTCAATTGTCAAGGATATGCATTCGACGTAATTGAGTACTTGTGCTGTATCAACGACCAGGTCTATTCCTTAGTGGATAGAAGCCAAGTTCGAGTGTGCAAATCACCGGTGGTTGTGTGGTCTCTTTTACGCACAATGCAGAATGGTCTTCGCTTTGACGGGATCGCGAAGGGCAAGCTCGACAAGGTAGAGAGACACATTCGTGAGGTCAAAAACGGGCTACAAGGACGGGGCTGGtgggaggaaaggaagatggTACCACCCCTGTCCACGGGGATAGTGGGAACTTGGGAAATACTAGGGGCAGCCTGTATGGTACCACTGCTTCTCTGTTTATGTCGTGCAAATAGGTAG
- a CDS encoding acyl-CoA N-acyltransferase yields the protein MSHSTNCSPITSTKKHGSMKGPYSVQCGAADARISCVPQSPRLYSTMTVNTTQSTSTSGSPLKLEHATLEDIPELIEVWYNAFDTPDMLAIWPNTPGVRQWWDQANRHDMLHKPREKYLKVVDTRNGRIAAYAKWSLETAEERGPRFPPWHSDMDPERNDAFIEGLEIGRARLVGGKKNFYLDMLGTHTDYRKMGAARMLIGWGCQMADQEGAFAYIDASAEGRPVYEKFGFVDRSDSARSAAGLASMVREPRN from the exons ATGTCGCATTCGACCAACTGCTCACCGATCACTTCCACCAAGAAGCACGGTAGCATGAAGGGTCCCTATTCTGTACAATGTGGAGCCGCCGATGCAAGAAT CTCTTGTGTACCCCAGTCGCCAAGACTATACTCCACAATGACAGTGAACACAACACAAAGCACCTCAACCTCAGGATCCCCTCTTAAGCTCGAGCACGCTACACTCGAAGATATCCCCGAGTTAATCGAAGTCTGGTACAATGCATTTGATACCCCAGACATGCTAGCCATCTGGCCGAACACCCCCGGAGTACGGCAATGGTGGGATCAAGCCAACCGCCACGACATGCTGCACAAGCCTCGAGAGAAATACCTTAAGGTCGTCGATACAAGAAACGGTCGGATTGCGGCATACGCAAAGTGGTCACTTGAGACGGCTGAAGAGCGTGGTCCCCGGTTTCCTCCATGGCACTCGGACATGGACCCTGAGCGTAACGATGCATTTATCGAGGGTTTGGAGATTGGTCGTGCCAGGTTGGTtgggggaaagaagaatttCT ATCTTGATATGTTGGGTACGCATACCGACTATCGGAAAATGGGTGCTGCTCGGATGCTGATTGGGTGGGGATGTCAAATGGCTGACCAGGAGGGTGCTTTTGCTTATATCGATGCAAGTGCTGAGGGACGGCCTGTCTATGAGAAGTTTGGATTTGTGGATCGAAGTGACTCTGCAAGGTCGGCGGCTGGATTGGCGTCGATGGTTAGGGAGCCTCGGAACTGA
- a CDS encoding carboxypeptidase C, which yields MILLGLIVCSLLGVATAQFPPTPEGVTVVKSKLHENVSISFKEPKICETTPGVRSYSGYVHLPPGFLDDDTGDKQDYPMNTFFWFFEARKDPKNAPLAIWLNGGPGGSSFMGLLEELGPCFVASDSKTTILNPWSWNNEVNLLFLDQPMQVGFSYDVATNGTLAMDYDAVETTIVPGDFSVDIPESNFTHRVGTFASQELSQTANSSALAAHALWHFAQTWFFEFPHYKPVDDRISLWTESYGGHYGPAIFGFFQEQNERIGKGTAEKGAQYLHLDTLGIVNGLIDAVVQGESYITIGYNNTYGLQIFNQSLYDSLMHEWARPGGCRDRAIACQAALKDRDPTSGKRNISEICKNIDLDCEGGGTAQYQQLDRSWYDIAHPKNDPFPAHHMLGYLTQESVLKALGVPVNFTEAAPVVHKQFDKTYDITRGGFLDSIAHLLDSGVKVHMMYGDRDYACNWIGGEKASLAVPYSRAAEFANTGYTPLVTSEGIKGMTRQLGNYSFTRVYQAGHEVPAYQPVAAYEIFMRATLDRDIPTGEIGITGEFKTSGPKDTWHIKNVAPEMPEPRCYVLNPGTCLPEVWERVVAGNVTVKDFFVVEDDTDDGMVGWPQDSSQVVLGGM from the exons ATGATTCTTCTCGGTCTGATAGTGTGCTCCCTGCTCGGTGTGGCCACGGCGCAATTTCCCCCCACGCCTGAGGGGGTAACCGTCGTCAAGTCGAAGCTACATGAGAATGTGTCCATCTCATTCAAAGAG CCCAAAATATGTGAAACAACACCTGGTGTCCGGTCGTATTCGGGTTATGTTCATCTCCCACCCGGCTTCCTTGACGACGATACAGGGGACAAACAAGACTACCCAATGAACAC gtTTTTCTGGTTCTTTGAAGCGCGCAAAGACCCCAAGAACGCGCCCCTCGCCATCTGGCTCAATGGCGGTCCCGGCGGCTCCTCCTTCATGGGACTTCTCGAGGAACTGGGCCCCTGTTTCGTGGCCTCTGATTCCAAAACCACCATCTTGAACCCCTGGAGTTGGAACAACGAGGTTAACCTCTTGTTTCTCGATCAGCCCATGCAGGTTGGCTTCTCCTACGACGTCGCCACTAACGGCACCTTAGCCATGGACTACGACGCGGTGGAAACTACAATCGTGCCTGGGGACTTCTCAGTGGACATCCCGGAGTCTAACTTCACACACCGTGTTGGTACTTTTGCGAGCCAGGAGCTCTCTCAAACGGCCAATAGCAGTGCGCTTGCGGCTCATGCTCTGTGGCATTTCGCCCAAACATGGTTCTTTGAGTTTCCGCATTATAAGCCTGTCGATGATCGGATTTCTCTCTGGACTGAGAGCTATGGAGGTCACTATGGTCCGGCGATCTTCGGTTTTTTTCAAGAACAGAACGAGCGGATTGGGAAGGGGACTGCCGAAAAGGGCGCACAGTATTTGCATCTCGATACGCTGGGGATTGTGAATGGTCTTATTGATGCTGTGGTCCAGGGGGAATCTTACATTACCATCGGGTATAATAAC ACGTATGGCCTGCAAATATTCAACCAGTCTCTTTATGATTCATTGATGCATGAATGGGCACGTCCAGGGGGGTGTCGCGACAGAGCGATAGCCTGCCAAGCAGCCTTGAAGGACCGGGACCCTACTTccgggaaaagaaatatatccgAGATATGTAAAAACATTGATTTAGACTGCGAGGGAGGGGGTACTGCTCAATACCAACAACTAGAC CGCAGTTGGTATGACATTGCACATCCCAAAAATGACCCCTTTCCAGCTCACC ATATGCTCGGCTACTTAACCCAAGAGTCCGTGCTAAAAGCCCTCGGCGTCCCTGTCAACTTCACCGAAGCTGCCCCAGTGGTCCACAAACAGTTTGACAAGACCTACGA CATCACCCGCGGCGGATTCCTCGACTCGATAGCCCACCTCCTCGACAGCGGCGTCAAGGTACACATGATGTACGGCGACCGCGACTACGCCTGTAACTGGATCGGCGGCGAGAAAGCCAGCCTCGCAGTACCGTACTCGCGGGCCGCAGAGTTCGCAAACACCGGGTATACTCCATTAGTGACGTCCGAAGGCATCAAGGGTATGACACGTCAACTAGGTAATTATAGCTTCACGCGCGTCTACCAGGCTGGTCATGAAGTGCCGGCTTATCAGCCGGTTGCGGCGTATGAGATCTTCATGCGTGCTACGCTGGATCGGGATATTCCTACTGGAGAGATAGGTATTACGGGGGAGTTTAAGACGAGTGGACCGAAGGATACTTGGCATATTAAGAATGTTGCTCCAGAGATGCCGGAGCCGAGGTGCTATGTTTTGAACCCTGGGACGTGTCTTCCGGAGGTTTGGGAGAGGGTTGTGGCTGGGAATGTTACTGTGAAGGATTTCTTTgtggtggaggatgatacTGATGATGGGATGGTTGGTTGGCCTCAGGATAGTAGCCAGGTTGTTCTTGGTGGGATGTGA